The stretch of DNA GGCGGTGCTGTGGATGACCTTGTTGAGCACGACCGGAGGGGCGTCATCGCCGGCGACGTCGTCGTAGATGCCATGTGTCGGTGGTGCGGGTTCGCTGGCGAGGCGGATTTTGAGGTCTTGGAAGCCGCGCAGTCCGATGTCTTGGCAGAACCGCACGACAGTGGCGACTGAGGTGTTGGTGTGGTCGGCGAGGTCGGTGACGGTGAGGTGGACGATGCCGTGGGGGTTGTCCAGGACGGCCTCGGCGATGCGTCGTCCGCTGGGGGTGAGGTCGGGCAGTTGGGCCCGGATGTGGGTGGTCACCGCTCCGCTGGTTGGCGCGGTGTCGTGGGCAAGGCTGGTCATGGGATCTCCAGGTCACAGGCACACGATGTGCACGGTGCCGCGGGTGTCGAGGATTGCGAGTCGGTCGCCGAGCGCGGCGGGCTGCGTGGTCACCGTGCGGTTGAGATCAGTGAGCATGGTGGGCTGGCCGTGTTCTGGGAGTTGCCAGACCGAGCCGTCGATGAGCACGATGACCAGTCCTCGGGCGCTGTGCACCGGTGCGGTGGGTGCGCCGATTCCAGTGGTGCGGTAGGGGCCATGCGCCGGCCGCCTTGCCGGGATCGTCGTGCGAGTGGTGATAGTTCCGGTGTCGATATCGAGCCGGTGCATGATCCCGTCGCCGGAGACGAGGGTGATGGTGTGCCCGTCGTGGTGAGGTGCGGCGGTGGAGAACCGGCCTTGCAACGGCGTGCGCCAGCGGATTTGGCCGGTGTCCAGGTGGAAGCGCTCGATCGTGGGCCCGCTGCGCACGAGCAGGGCATCGTCGGCGCCGACCGGTACGACGTCGCTGAGCGGGAGAGGTGTGCCGTCGTCGTCGGCCCACCGCACGGTTCCGGTGGAGATCTCAAGAGAGGTCATGCCCCGGTACGGGCCGCCGAAGGGCAGGATGACGGTGTCGTCGGTGGCGGTTCCGTTGCCGTAGGTCAGCAGCGTGTCCACGGGCCCGAGGTCGTCGCGGTGCCAGAGGGGTTGGCCTGTACTGATGGACAGGGCCGCCAGGTCGGCCAGGTTGCCGGTCACGACCATGCCGTTGTCGGTGGTGATGGGTGCGTTGTGCAGGCGGTTGTGGAGGTGGCTGCCGAGTTGGTAGGTCCACAGCACCGAACCGTCGGGGGAGACGCAGGTGAGCTGGCCGGAGACGCTGGCCGCGATGATCTGGTCGTCGTTGCTGGTGATGCCGGTCAGCGGTGTGGTGCCGAGGCTGTGGCGCCAGTGCAGGGTGCCGTCGACATCGATCGCGGACAGGCAATTGCGCTGTGTGGTGTCGTCATAGCTGGGCACGATCCAGCGGTTCTTGGCGCAGGTGATGCGACCGAGATGCTGCCCCGTTCCCACAACCAGGCGGTGATGCAGGCTGCGAGCCGGTGGTGTCGCCACAGGGGCCGAGCCCGGGGTGGTCACGGGTGTGGGGGTGTGCGGGGTCAGGCTGGTGCCGTCCCAGTCGAGCAGGCGCAGCTGCGGAGGTGACCAGTCCAGGCCGCCGAAGCCGGCGGGTCCGGTGCTGACGTGTGCGCACCCCTGGTCGACGATGGCTTTCGGGGCGTGCCAGTGGCCCGACAGCACGCCGATCAGTCGCAGGTGCTGGGCAGATGCGTGCAGGTGCCGCAGCCACGAGGTCGGCAGTTGGTCGTGTGTGAGCACCAGTACCGGAGTGTTGGGTTCGACGCGCGCGAGATCGGCGGCGAGGAACTCCCGCTGGAGGTGATCGTCGATCCCGCACCAGGCGCTGAACCAGTCCAGCGCGATCACGTGCATGCCGGCGATGTCGCGCGACCACCACCGCGGTCCCAGCTTCTCTTCGTAGCGCTCCACCGTGGCATCGCCCAGAAACCCACCGCCCAGCGGGGAATCGGTGTCGCGCGGTTCGTGCCGGTGCCCGTAGTGGTCGTGGTTGCCGGGAAGGACATAGACCGGTAGGGGAGCGCGAGCCATGGCGCTGCGGACGTGGTCGAACTCGGCTGCGGTCCCGTGGTCGGTGAGATCTCCGGTGATCACGGCGAAGCCGGCGCCGCTGTCTGCCGCTCGATGAAGTGCGAGTTCAAGAGCTGCGGCGGTGTCGGTGCCGTCGCCATGGCGTACCGCGAGTTCGACCGCGTCGGACGGATCCCCGGCCACGGTGGAGACGTGGGTGTCGGTGAGGTGCGCGAAGCGCATCGGCACCGACGGCTGTTCTTCCCGGTGTAACCGGAATGTCAGCTCCGGGGCGCGAGTGCTCCACCATTGCTCGGTGTCCCAGCCGCGCGGCACACGCACCCAGACGTGTCGCGCGGGCGATGAGGGGAGAGTGAAGTGTCCATTCTGGTCTGTTCTGGCCCACTGGCGACCGTCTGTGACGACGACATCGGCAAGACCGGCCTCCGTTGAGGCGTCGAGAACGAATCCGCTGACCTGCATGCCCGCACCGTAAGCACGGTGAAAAGAAGTTACATAGCGAGCTTCACCGCTGTAGAGAATATTTACTTCGTCGTTCACCTCCGAGACGGTTCGGCTTTTCACCGCGCTCCTACCGTCACTTGCCATGACGGGGATTTCCGCTGGCAGCGGCCGTGAGGCGCCGGTCGTGTTGTTCGACTGGAACGGCACCGTGGTCGACGACATTGAGCGCGCCGCGCTCGCCGCGGCGGCGGTGCTGCGCAGCAGGCGGCTGCCGGCGCCAGGCGTGCGCGAGTTCGCGGCGCGGTTCACGTTGCCGTTGGAACAGCTGTTTCGCGAACTCGGCGTGAACGAGAGACAGGTCGCCTCGGCAACCAACCAGTGGAACGAGTTCATGCTCGCCTCACCGGCGCCACTGCAGCACGGGGCGCAAGGACTACTGGACTTCCTCGTGCAACAAGGCAACCTCGTCGGGGTCATCAGCGCGGCAAGCACCGAGCTCGTCCTGTCCGACCTGGCACGACTGCAGCTGTCCGAACGCCTCGAGCTCGTCTGCGGTGGTGCCGGCGATAAGGCGATCGTGCTCCGCCAATTCACCGCACACCGCCGAAACCGTCGCGTGTTCTACGTCGGCGACACCGAACACGACGTCCAGGCAGCGCGCCGCGCCGGTGCCATCGCAGTCGGCTTCGCGGGCGGCTATCGCCCCGCACCCGCTCTCGCCCGTGCCGGAGCCGATCACGTGATCCACGGACTTGCAGAGCTCATTGACGTTCTCACAACGAGTGGGGAGAAGACACCGTGAGCGTCGAACCACGACCACCAGGCCAGCCACCACCGGAAAACGGCCGCAACGTCCGTCGCGTGCTGTGGGCCAGCGCCGTGGGCACGGCCATCGAATGGTACGACTTCTACCTCTACTCGACGGCCGCAGCACTCGTCCTCGGCCCACTGTTCTTCCCCAGCCAATCACCGGCCGCCGAGACTCTGGCGGCCTTCGCCACCTACGCGGCTGGATTCGTGGCGCGCCCGCTTGGCGGCTTGATCATCGGTCATTTCGGCGACCGCCTGGGCCGCAAGGCCATGCTCGTGACCACATTGATGACCATGGGCCTGGCCACCACCGCGATCGGCCTGTTGCCCACCCACGACCAGATCGGCATCTGGGCCCCTGTCCTGCTGGTCGCTCTCCGGGTGCTGCAAGGCATCGGAATCGGCGGTGAATGGGGCGGCGCGATCCTGCTCGCCGCCGAAAACGCACCTGCCCACCGCCGCGGCTGGTTCACGAGCTGGCCCCAAACCGGCTTCCCAGCAGGCTTCCTCGCCGGAACCCTTGCCTTCGGCGCTGCTTCCTGGCTGCCCCGGGATGCGTTCCTGACATGGGGCTGGCGCATTCCGTTCCTGGCCTCGCTCCTGTTGATCGCCGTCGGACTCGTCGTGCGCCTCGGTCTCACCGAAACACCGGCGTTCCAGCAGGTGAAGACGACCGGGAACACCGCCTCCATCCCACTCCTGCAGGCCATCCGCGCCAATCCACGCGTGATGCTCACCGGAACCGTCGCCGCGCTCGGACACGGCATCATCGTCACGATCTTCACGGTCTACTTGCTCAACAGCACCACCAAAACCGGTGTCGACGACACCACCGTCCTCACCGGGCTGATGATCGCCGCGGCACTGCAATGCGGCACCGTTCCCCTCGCCGGATACCTCTCCGACCGCATAGGGCGCCGACGCGTGCTCATCACCGGCTACGCACTGGCGGCCACCGCGATCTTCCCGGGCCTGTTCTGGCTACCCACCGGCAACGTGATTGTCACCGTGGGCACTTACGTGCTCGCGATGAGCCTCGGGCACGGCGCGGTCTACGGAACCCTCGCCGCGTTCCTCGCCGAGCGGTTCCCCGCGGAAACCCGCTACTCCGCCCTCTCCGCCACCTACCAGCTCGGCAGCACGATCTCCAGTTTCGGCCCGCTAGCCGCAGCGGCGATGACCACCGCAACCGGCAGCCCGCTGCCGACCCTCGCTCTGTTCCTCACGATCAACGCGGCAGCAGCCCTGGCAGTCCTGGCCACACCCTGCCACCCCACCTCTCCGGACCGAGCACCAACCACAGCGCCAACCACCGGGCACCAGTAGAAGGAGAAGCACCATGCACCGCAGCAACGACCGGATCCTCACCACCCACACCGGCAGCTTGCCCCGGCCCGACGAACTCGCAGCCATCATCGGCCGCCGCGAAACCCAGGGCCTCAACGACACCGAGACCACTCAACTGCCCGGTCTCGTCAGACAGGCGGTCTTCGACATCGTCGCCCGCCAACACAACGTCGGAGTGGACATCGCCAGCGACGGCGAAATGAGCAAGATCGGTTACTCCACCTACGTCAAGGAACGCCTCTCCGGCTTCGACGGCGAAGCCGCCGCACTCTCGCTCGCCGACCTCGATGACTATCCCGGGCTGGCCGAGACCGCCCTCGACGGGCTGGTCACCGGAATGCCCGCCTGCACCGGCCCGGTCAAATACATCGGCCACGACGAACTGCAAACCGACCTGACCAACCTCAACGACGCCCTCAGCGACACCAACATCACCGGCGGCGTGATCCCCGCGGCCTCACCCGGCGTCATCTCCCTGTTTCTCGACAACCAGCACTACAACACCGACGACGAATACCTCTACGCCCTCGCCGACGCCATGGCCGAGGAATACCAGGCCATCACCCGCGCGGGCCTAACCGTCCAGATCGACGCGCCCGACC from Saccharopolyspora sp. SCSIO 74807 encodes:
- a CDS encoding MFS transporter — translated: MSVEPRPPGQPPPENGRNVRRVLWASAVGTAIEWYDFYLYSTAAALVLGPLFFPSQSPAAETLAAFATYAAGFVARPLGGLIIGHFGDRLGRKAMLVTTLMTMGLATTAIGLLPTHDQIGIWAPVLLVALRVLQGIGIGGEWGGAILLAAENAPAHRRGWFTSWPQTGFPAGFLAGTLAFGAASWLPRDAFLTWGWRIPFLASLLLIAVGLVVRLGLTETPAFQQVKTTGNTASIPLLQAIRANPRVMLTGTVAALGHGIIVTIFTVYLLNSTTKTGVDDTTVLTGLMIAAALQCGTVPLAGYLSDRIGRRRVLITGYALAATAIFPGLFWLPTGNVIVTVGTYVLAMSLGHGAVYGTLAAFLAERFPAETRYSALSATYQLGSTISSFGPLAAAAMTTATGSPLPTLALFLTINAAAALAVLATPCHPTSPDRAPTTAPTTGHQ
- a CDS encoding HAD hydrolase-like protein, with the translated sequence MTGISAGSGREAPVVLFDWNGTVVDDIERAALAAAAVLRSRRLPAPGVREFAARFTLPLEQLFRELGVNERQVASATNQWNEFMLASPAPLQHGAQGLLDFLVQQGNLVGVISAASTELVLSDLARLQLSERLELVCGGAGDKAIVLRQFTAHRRNRRVFYVGDTEHDVQAARRAGAIAVGFAGGYRPAPALARAGADHVIHGLAELIDVLTTSGEKTP
- a CDS encoding PQQ-binding-like beta-propeller repeat protein, with amino-acid sequence MNDEVNILYSGEARYVTSFHRAYGAGMQVSGFVLDASTEAGLADVVVTDGRQWARTDQNGHFTLPSSPARHVWVRVPRGWDTEQWWSTRAPELTFRLHREEQPSVPMRFAHLTDTHVSTVAGDPSDAVELAVRHGDGTDTAAALELALHRAADSGAGFAVITGDLTDHGTAAEFDHVRSAMARAPLPVYVLPGNHDHYGHRHEPRDTDSPLGGGFLGDATVERYEEKLGPRWWSRDIAGMHVIALDWFSAWCGIDDHLQREFLAADLARVEPNTPVLVLTHDQLPTSWLRHLHASAQHLRLIGVLSGHWHAPKAIVDQGCAHVSTGPAGFGGLDWSPPQLRLLDWDGTSLTPHTPTPVTTPGSAPVATPPARSLHHRLVVGTGQHLGRITCAKNRWIVPSYDDTTQRNCLSAIDVDGTLHWRHSLGTTPLTGITSNDDQIIAASVSGQLTCVSPDGSVLWTYQLGSHLHNRLHNAPITTDNGMVVTGNLADLAALSISTGQPLWHRDDLGPVDTLLTYGNGTATDDTVILPFGGPYRGMTSLEISTGTVRWADDDGTPLPLSDVVPVGADDALLVRSGPTIERFHLDTGQIRWRTPLQGRFSTAAPHHDGHTITLVSGDGIMHRLDIDTGTITTRTTIPARRPAHGPYRTTGIGAPTAPVHSARGLVIVLIDGSVWQLPEHGQPTMLTDLNRTVTTQPAALGDRLAILDTRGTVHIVCL
- a CDS encoding cobalamin-independent methionine synthase II family protein, which produces MHRSNDRILTTHTGSLPRPDELAAIIGRRETQGLNDTETTQLPGLVRQAVFDIVARQHNVGVDIASDGEMSKIGYSTYVKERLSGFDGEAAALSLADLDDYPGLAETALDGLVTGMPACTGPVKYIGHDELQTDLTNLNDALSDTNITGGVIPAASPGVISLFLDNQHYNTDDEYLYALADAMAEEYQAITRAGLTVQIDAPDLAMGRHAQYAHLDLEGFRNRIAVHVEALNHALRTVDPQQVRLHLCWGNYAGPHHHDVALAGIIDIVLQANVGALVFEAANPRHAHEWSVFETTTLPDDKIIIPGMIDTCTNYIEHPELVAQRIIRYANLVGKQRVIAGTDCGLSTFATFHPVAADIAWAKLETLTAGANLATRHLW